One Bombina bombina isolate aBomBom1 chromosome 5, aBomBom1.pri, whole genome shotgun sequence DNA segment encodes these proteins:
- the LOC128659548 gene encoding transcription factor Sox-17-alpha-like — protein sequence MSSPDGGYASDDQIQAKCTTQIMMPGLGQCQWAEPLSSLTEGKLKSESGSVNHGSRGKAETRIRRPMNAFMVWAKDERKRLAQQNPDLHNAELSKMLGKSWKSLTLAEKRPFVEEAERLRVQHMQDHPNYKYRPRRRKQVKRMKRADNGFLHMSEQPDTGLIGSDGRMCLENFSLGYPEQAYHQLPQTSHYREHHPAMTSHYDSYSLPTPETSPLDIVETDPVFFTSASQEECQMMPYSYSGTYTSHQQSLASMQARQLPQAEQISQTSPTPSMVGCQTSPPLYYGQMCLPNSARHHQVAHTGQPSPPPETQHMGSVEHMQQGELLGDVDRTEFEQYLSYMSKSDVGMHYHGQESMVPTPDNGLISSVLSDASTAVYYCNYSNV from the exons ATGAGCAGCCCTGACGGTGGATACGCCAGTGACGATCAGATCCAAGCCAAGTGCACAACGCAGATCATGATGCCAGGACTTGGTCAGTGCCAATGGGCTGAGCCTCTGAGCTCTCTCACAGAGGGAAAACTCAAAAGTGAATCGGGATCTGTCAACCATGGCAGCAGGGGCAAAGCAGAGACTCGGATCCGCCGCCCTATGAATGCTTTCATGGTATGGGCAAAAGATGAGCGCAAGAGACTGGCCCAACAGAATCCGGACCTCCACAACGCGGAACTCAGCAAAATGCTAG GGAAATCCTGGAAATCGCTGACACTGGCAGAAAAGCGCCCTTTTGTGGAAGAAGCCGAGAGGCTGAGGGTGCAGCACATGCAGGACCACCCTAACTACAAGTACAGACCCAGGAGAAGGAAGCAAGTGAAAAGGATGAAGAGGGCAGATAACGGTTTCCTCCACATGTCTGAGCAGCCAGATACCGGACTGATAGGCAGTGATGGCAGAATGTGTCTGGAGAACTTCAGCCTCGGCTATCCCGAGCAAGCTTATCATCAGCTGCCCCAGACCAGCCACTACAGGGAGCATCACCCAGCCATGACTTCCCACTATGACAGCTACAGTTTGCCAACTCCTGAAACATCTCCTCTGGACATTGTCGAGACTGATCCTGTCTTTTTTACTTCTGCATCACAAGAAGAGTGTCAAATGATGCCCTACAGTTACAGTGGCACCTACACATCTCATCAGCAGAGTCTTGCCAGTATGCAAGCCAGGCAGTTGCCACAAGCTGAACAGATCAGTCAGACCAGCCCCACACCAAGCATGGTGGGATGTCAGACCTCGCCCCCATTGTACTATGGACAGATGTGCTTACCGAATTCTGCCAGACACCACCAAGTGGCACACACTGGGCAACCATCCCCACCCCCTGAAACCCAGCACATGGGCTCTGTAGAGCATATGCAACAAGGCGAGTTGCTGGGTGACGTTGACAGGACTGAATTTGAGCAATACCTGAGCTATATGAGCAAGTCAGATGTAGGAATGCATTACCATGGGCAAGAATCAATGGTGCCCACTCCAGATAATGGCCTCATTTCCTCCGTATTGTCAGATGCCAGTACTGCTGTTTATTACTGCAACTATTCCAATGTTTGA